Proteins encoded together in one Polaribacter reichenbachii window:
- a CDS encoding SusC/RagA family TonB-linked outer membrane protein — MNLKIKSVFFVVLLFCTSLYAQDEVTIKGTVTSLSDGEPVLGANIVIVGTKKGVSTDFDGNYTLKVKKGDVIQFSYLGFKPKTVTYTNQLRLDVALEENADVLDEIVIVGYGDQKQKNVTSALTKVSGEDLQNQAVSRVEDALKGRVAGLRIQVVSSEAGGDPKITLRGPGSVTGSSSPLIVVDGVILGTDSDILGSIDNNNIESISVLKDASSVAIYGSRGANGVILITLKKGVVGKTTFSYNTFTGYKYADNNENFNTSIADERARLNGLQSTVDGISTSSVNYDRIINDYETAYAELEAMDFIASLGGGERNLQDEVFEGGFIKNHSFSVRGGTELTSYTASLGYLEDQGIAIKDNFNKYNVRIKVDSKSKNKKIKYGGNIRVNYNDQEKLPARFTDPLRQMGHIPLYLNEEHLKYVTQFSTDVGVSTDAGKLFENLGVGSYGFSRAFDHVFTKDPANPRSILRDPNTGLPVASSLTSGGLTLSTTKNVHPLVHFLERSRTKKKLSLNASSYIDFKLAKGLNFRQTVSGVFRHNKTNEADYLYGQENRDQEAYRLERRDELNQFTFESLLKYNREFGKHSLNSVAGFEYMESHNYRQESEAVGYTNDFNDNIALADGGTTYTDNASEKLVSYFGRLDYSYDDKYLFQLSLRSDSSTRFGPNTRTGFFPAASLGWILSNEKFLESNDLISFLKVRASYGVSGSNNISNNIFESLYRFEETYSTISYNGQTGVKGTTLANQILGWEKLIEFNPGLDVTFGRGLVNFTADYYIRTSEDLLLLAPVSATYGTDSWLQNLGEVQNEGVELELTARIMRKDNFRWSASGQFSLNRNTVKSLGNNEQIISRIDQDTRPTEFIAKVGQPITSFYGWVYDREIPLEWVDNPFNRFNNDFADVYVKDLNGDGIIDDDDRTELGSPYPDFEWGFNSDFSIYDFDVSFQFQGSHGAEVRVADLDQLYYASESAVNEVSNFPDRDLTVHRRFTDDHIQDASFVALRNLTVGYTFPEAITDKLNCNKLRLYLTGENLLFFTAKGYEGFNPEAQGQTSNNANTPLTAGYQRGDGPVVKTVSAGINFQF; from the coding sequence ATGAATTTAAAAATTAAATCAGTATTTTTTGTAGTACTTTTATTTTGTACATCATTGTATGCACAAGATGAGGTAACAATAAAAGGAACTGTTACTTCACTATCTGATGGTGAGCCTGTTTTAGGTGCTAACATTGTTATTGTTGGTACAAAAAAAGGGGTTAGTACAGATTTTGATGGTAACTATACTTTAAAAGTGAAAAAAGGAGATGTAATCCAATTTTCATATTTAGGTTTTAAACCTAAAACAGTAACCTATACAAACCAACTAAGACTAGATGTTGCTCTAGAAGAAAACGCAGATGTTTTAGATGAAATTGTAATTGTAGGTTATGGAGATCAAAAACAGAAAAATGTAACTAGTGCTTTAACTAAAGTATCTGGTGAAGACTTGCAAAACCAAGCAGTATCTCGTGTAGAAGATGCATTAAAAGGTAGAGTTGCAGGTTTAAGAATTCAAGTAGTATCTTCAGAAGCTGGTGGTGATCCTAAAATTACCTTAAGAGGTCCAGGTTCAGTAACAGGTTCTTCATCACCTTTAATTGTGGTAGATGGTGTTATTTTAGGTACAGATAGCGATATTTTAGGTTCTATAGATAATAACAATATCGAATCTATAAGTGTTTTAAAAGATGCTTCTTCAGTAGCAATTTATGGTTCTAGGGGTGCAAATGGTGTAATTTTAATTACACTTAAAAAAGGGGTTGTTGGTAAAACAACTTTTTCTTATAACACTTTTACAGGTTATAAATATGCTGATAATAACGAGAACTTTAATACTTCTATAGCAGATGAAAGAGCTAGATTAAATGGTTTACAAAGTACTGTTGATGGTATTTCTACTTCTAGTGTAAATTACGATAGAATTATTAATGATTATGAAACTGCTTATGCAGAATTAGAAGCTATGGATTTTATTGCTTCTTTAGGTGGTGGTGAAAGAAACTTACAAGATGAAGTTTTTGAAGGTGGTTTTATTAAAAATCATTCTTTCTCAGTAAGAGGAGGTACAGAATTAACAAGTTATACTGCCTCTTTAGGTTATTTAGAAGATCAAGGAATTGCTATAAAAGATAATTTTAACAAATATAATGTTAGAATTAAAGTTGATAGTAAATCAAAAAATAAGAAAATTAAGTACGGAGGTAATATTCGTGTAAATTATAACGATCAAGAAAAATTACCAGCAAGATTTACAGATCCTTTAAGACAAATGGGGCATATTCCATTATACTTAAATGAAGAACATTTAAAATATGTAACTCAGTTTTCTACAGATGTAGGTGTTTCTACAGATGCAGGTAAATTATTCGAAAACTTAGGTGTTGGTAGTTATGGTTTTTCTAGAGCTTTCGATCACGTTTTTACTAAAGACCCAGCAAACCCAAGATCTATTTTAAGAGACCCAAATACAGGTTTACCAGTGGCTAGCTCATTAACTTCTGGAGGTTTAACTTTATCTACAACTAAAAACGTACATCCGTTAGTTCACTTTTTAGAAAGATCTAGAACTAAGAAAAAATTAAGCTTAAATGCATCTTCTTATATCGATTTTAAATTAGCAAAAGGTCTTAATTTTAGACAAACTGTTTCTGGTGTTTTCAGACACAATAAAACTAACGAAGCAGATTATTTATATGGTCAAGAAAATAGAGATCAAGAAGCATATCGATTAGAAAGAAGAGATGAGTTAAATCAATTTACTTTCGAATCTCTTTTAAAATATAATAGAGAGTTTGGTAAGCATAGCCTTAATTCAGTTGCTGGTTTTGAGTATATGGAGTCACATAACTACAGACAAGAATCAGAAGCAGTTGGTTATACTAACGATTTTAATGATAATATAGCTCTTGCAGATGGTGGAACAACATACACAGATAATGCAAGCGAAAAATTGGTTTCTTATTTTGGTAGATTAGATTATAGTTATGATGATAAATACTTATTCCAATTATCATTACGTAGCGATTCAAGTACAAGATTTGGACCTAATACTAGAACAGGATTTTTCCCTGCTGCTTCTTTAGGTTGGATTTTATCAAACGAAAAATTCTTAGAATCTAACGATTTAATTTCTTTCTTAAAAGTAAGAGCAAGTTATGGTGTGTCTGGATCTAATAATATTTCTAATAATATTTTTGAGTCTTTATATAGATTCGAAGAAACGTATAGTACAATTAGTTATAATGGACAAACAGGTGTTAAAGGAACAACTTTAGCAAACCAAATTTTAGGTTGGGAAAAGTTAATAGAATTTAATCCTGGTTTAGATGTTACATTTGGTAGAGGTCTTGTAAATTTTACAGCAGATTACTATATTAGAACAAGCGAAGATTTACTGCTTTTAGCACCAGTTTCTGCTACTTATGGTACAGATAGTTGGCTACAAAACCTTGGTGAAGTTCAAAACGAAGGTGTTGAGCTAGAGTTAACTGCTCGTATTATGAGAAAAGATAACTTTAGATGGAGTGCTTCTGGTCAATTCTCATTAAATAGAAATACTGTAAAAAGTCTAGGTAACAATGAGCAAATTATTTCTAGAATAGATCAAGATACAAGACCAACAGAATTTATTGCAAAAGTAGGTCAGCCAATTACATCTTTCTATGGTTGGGTTTACGATAGAGAAATTCCTTTAGAGTGGGTAGATAATCCTTTCAATAGATTTAATAATGATTTTGCTGATGTTTATGTAAAAGATTTAAATGGTGATGGTATTATTGATGATGATGATAGAACAGAATTAGGTAGTCCTTATCCAGATTTCGAATGGGGTTTTAACTCAGATTTCTCAATATATGATTTCGATGTTTCTTTTCAATTCCAAGGATCTCATGGAGCAGAAGTAAGAGTAGCAGATTTAGATCAGTTGTATTATGCAAGTGAATCTGCAGTAAATGAAGTATCTAATTTTCCAGATAGAGATTTAACTGTTCATAGAAGATTTACAGACGATCATATTCAAGATGCATCTTTTGTAGCATTAAGAAACTTAACAGTAGGTTATACTTTTCCAGAAGCAATAACAGATAAGTTAAATTGTAATAAACTTAGATTGTATTTAACAGGAGAAAATTTATTGTTCTTTACTGCTAAAGGTTATGAAGGCTTTAATCCAGAAGCACAAGGGCAAACATCTAACAATGCTAACACGCCTTTAACAGCTGGTTATCAAAGAGGAGATGGTCCTGTAGTTAAAACAGTTTCAGCAGGTATTAACTTTCAATTTTAA
- a CDS encoding RagB/SusD family nutrient uptake outer membrane protein, translating to MKNIYKNIIVCFSFMTLLTSCETELDLSNPTALSLEELLQTDDGFIALSNGVLDAYQKVPANEFYLTELRSDNSRANSENGNFPLISSYNVDPNNGDVATYYSNNMHTIKHANTIIDNRFLASESQQYTVGEAYFMRALCHFNLVRAYQNVPYIDKVLDVTTEEALDYPQLPEAEVYAKIIDDFKTSIAYLDGAAQNKYRPSKGAAISLAAKAYLSQPSPNYTEAELLLASVVQNNSAYNYELLYTDRANAEDFDGDGIVSDSEYYATLAIDFGNVFGNDFSGGYQEGEIVLDADWFNSSGLELNDEVIFSIAYDLVSSDNYATSDSGLDDQVETDSESHSFSMTLQGPSNGVNIATLELLDVMTPVLQPVRFPVTLDAISYNPADITNDTFNAKFPTDGEIGDNDWIVLRYADVLLLYAEAILAGADSTTDIRAIDAFNQVRARAGLEEVANLTKAGLLEERRAEFVYENQRLYDLVRFGEADNVLGAFSTANSLNYTSGKKYLPFPQREMDNLPNFYSQNNGY from the coding sequence ATGAAAAATATATATAAAAATATAATAGTTTGTTTTTCTTTTATGACTTTATTGACAAGTTGTGAAACAGAATTAGACCTAAGCAACCCTACTGCACTTTCATTAGAAGAGTTGTTACAAACAGACGATGGTTTTATAGCATTATCAAATGGTGTTTTAGATGCATATCAAAAAGTACCAGCAAATGAATTCTATTTAACAGAATTAAGATCAGACAATTCAAGAGCAAATTCAGAAAACGGAAACTTTCCTTTAATTAGTTCTTATAATGTAGATCCTAATAACGGTGATGTTGCTACATATTATTCAAATAATATGCACACAATTAAACACGCAAATACAATTATAGACAATCGTTTCTTAGCTTCAGAAAGTCAGCAATACACAGTTGGTGAAGCTTATTTTATGAGAGCTTTATGTCATTTTAATTTAGTAAGAGCGTATCAAAATGTACCTTATATCGATAAAGTTTTAGATGTTACAACAGAAGAAGCTTTAGATTACCCTCAATTGCCAGAAGCAGAGGTTTATGCAAAAATTATTGATGATTTTAAAACTTCAATTGCTTATTTAGATGGAGCTGCGCAAAACAAATATCGCCCATCAAAAGGTGCAGCAATTTCTTTAGCAGCAAAAGCATATTTAAGTCAGCCAAGTCCTAATTATACAGAAGCAGAACTTTTATTAGCATCAGTTGTGCAAAATAATTCTGCTTATAATTACGAATTATTATATACTGATAGAGCAAACGCAGAAGATTTTGATGGAGATGGAATTGTTTCTGATAGTGAGTATTATGCAACTTTAGCAATTGATTTTGGTAATGTTTTTGGAAATGATTTTTCAGGCGGATATCAAGAAGGAGAAATAGTTTTAGATGCAGATTGGTTTAATAGTTCAGGTTTAGAATTAAATGATGAGGTAATCTTTTCAATTGCTTATGATTTAGTAAGTAGCGATAATTATGCAACTAGTGATAGTGGTTTAGACGATCAAGTAGAAACAGATTCAGAATCTCATAGTTTTTCTATGACTTTACAAGGGCCATCAAATGGTGTTAACATTGCAACTTTAGAACTTTTAGATGTAATGACACCTGTATTACAGCCTGTAAGATTTCCTGTTACTTTAGATGCAATTTCTTACAACCCAGCAGATATTACAAACGATACTTTTAATGCTAAGTTTCCTACGGATGGTGAAATAGGAGATAACGACTGGATTGTTTTAAGATATGCAGATGTGCTATTATTATATGCAGAAGCAATTTTAGCAGGTGCAGACTCAACAACAGATATTAGAGCAATCGATGCTTTTAATCAAGTAAGAGCAAGAGCAGGTTTAGAAGAAGTAGCAAACTTAACTAAAGCAGGATTGTTAGAAGAAAGAAGAGCAGAGTTTGTTTATGAAAACCAACGTTTATACGATTTAGTTAGGTTTGGAGAAGCAGATAATGTTCTTGGAGCTTTTTCAACAGCTAATAGTTTAAATTATACAAGTGGTAAAAAATACCTTCCTTTTCCTCAAAGAGAGATGGATAATTTACCAAATTTTTATTCACAGAATAATGGATATTAA
- a CDS encoding PKD domain-containing protein, with protein sequence MKKYLNNLKCIVLGIFISLTSCVDDTLPDVGDLPDLTSPTPFYSVADVSSSEFDCSDVELSANYDFNFQAGSNLAVNGTQYLWSVTPSEGLTLINKDLPVLEQSIDAQLSAVVAIESEIEKLEFKIPCESNPDKVTVMEAQIAELEVALQEAEDAVTDEVKENVAALEAQILSLPAATLQDQELIFSFPGPGVYTVGLTVTDELGKSEYTEKIVTVNQAVPTIPVPEISEPGFEDNSLFDGTGDGRASWNVPSPRADWNPFGQDSFSGIQINTKVEGVLPEGTQAAKFPSDGGRVAYQEIEVTPGATYVLTYFTGFNVDAYGTMTVSVLTPETSSYTEAKQEANILGSRTDTNVGRVADVFKKHAITFEAGENESVIIFATNTGVETRLDLFDIVVKQ encoded by the coding sequence ATGAAAAAATATTTAAACAATTTAAAATGTATAGTTTTAGGGATCTTTATATCTCTAACCTCTTGTGTCGATGATACTTTGCCAGATGTTGGCGATTTACCAGATTTAACAAGTCCAACACCTTTTTACAGTGTTGCAGATGTTTCTTCTTCTGAATTTGATTGTAGCGATGTTGAGTTATCAGCAAATTACGATTTTAATTTTCAGGCAGGTTCTAATTTAGCTGTAAATGGTACACAATATTTATGGTCAGTTACACCATCAGAGGGTTTAACATTAATCAATAAAGATTTACCAGTTTTAGAACAATCAATAGATGCTCAATTATCTGCAGTAGTAGCAATTGAAAGCGAAATTGAAAAGTTAGAATTTAAAATACCTTGTGAATCTAATCCTGATAAAGTTACAGTAATGGAAGCACAAATTGCAGAGCTAGAAGTAGCTTTACAAGAAGCAGAAGATGCTGTTACAGATGAGGTAAAAGAAAATGTTGCAGCTTTAGAAGCACAAATTTTGAGTTTACCTGCTGCAACTTTACAAGATCAAGAATTAATATTTTCTTTTCCTGGACCTGGTGTTTATACTGTTGGTTTAACAGTAACAGATGAATTAGGTAAATCAGAATACACAGAAAAAATAGTAACGGTTAACCAAGCAGTACCAACAATTCCTGTTCCAGAAATTAGTGAGCCTGGTTTCGAAGACAATAGTTTATTCGATGGTACAGGAGATGGTAGAGCATCTTGGAATGTGCCAAGCCCAAGAGCAGATTGGAATCCATTTGGTCAAGATTCATTCTCTGGAATCCAAATAAATACCAAAGTAGAAGGTGTATTACCAGAAGGTACACAAGCTGCTAAATTTCCATCTGATGGAGGTAGAGTTGCATATCAAGAAATTGAAGTTACACCAGGAGCAACATACGTGTTAACGTATTTTACTGGATTTAATGTAGATGCTTATGGTACAATGACGGTTTCAGTATTAACTCCAGAAACTTCTTCATATACAGAAGCTAAACAAGAAGCTAATATTTTAGGATCTAGAACAGATACAAATGTGGGTAGAGTTGCAGATGTTTTCAAAAAACATGCAATTACTTTTGAAGCTGGAGAAAATGAATCTGTTATAATTTTTGCAACCAATACAGGTGTAGAAACTAGATTAGATTTATTTGATATAGTTGTTAAACAATAA
- a CDS encoding PKD domain-containing protein gives MFYKLNKKINKSIALILLMSVAFVSCYDDGYEEFVPPTGNINDIQPTTLFTSSTSADSNLELVFRSYSTDAVSYAWDFGDGGTSSEPNPDYTYTTGGLYQVNLTTTSSDGLVAQDSAKVAPIYADFSFSIIDSQVTFDNMSTGASSLVWDFGDGTTISWDAADGVTDPDFSPVHTYATAETFDVTLTATTFLGKEVTVTKKVEGLVLAAIPDFSFTTSSLTVTFTDASLLATSYSWDFGDGNTSADQNPVHTFATRGTYNVTLTITNSANVPRSITKAVPVGGVEPTFKAIVLNGTADVHTSDTGDNADAWDMTPNSTVKDDVLGTIDSPYRALWYNSDLDSWLESAFGDNSEQPGSSSDGNKFAGLGDRGVKLNEASRRLYQVVEVEVGVEYTFTIDSRSEAEGVNTEVFILNNEITSEDAINTEDERNKNADAYFLIDNDFNSSKASSSNDTFTTNTFTFKPSTTKVVIYVRALNAVDSSNEVFYDNIDIITPGF, from the coding sequence ATGTTTTATAAATTAAATAAAAAAATAAATAAAAGTATTGCGCTAATACTTTTAATGTCTGTTGCTTTCGTGTCTTGTTATGATGATGGATATGAGGAGTTTGTGCCGCCAACAGGTAACATTAACGATATTCAGCCAACAACACTGTTTACTTCTAGTACAAGTGCAGACTCTAATTTAGAGTTAGTATTTAGAAGTTACTCTACAGATGCTGTTTCTTATGCTTGGGATTTTGGTGATGGAGGAACATCTTCAGAACCTAATCCAGATTATACATACACAACAGGTGGTTTGTATCAAGTTAATCTAACAACAACCAGTTCAGATGGTTTAGTGGCTCAAGATTCTGCTAAAGTAGCACCAATTTATGCTGATTTTAGTTTTTCTATTATAGACTCTCAAGTTACTTTCGATAATATGAGTACTGGAGCAAGTTCTTTAGTTTGGGATTTTGGTGATGGTACAACAATTTCTTGGGATGCAGCAGATGGAGTTACAGATCCAGATTTTAGTCCTGTACATACCTATGCTACTGCAGAAACTTTTGATGTAACTTTAACAGCAACAACATTTTTAGGTAAAGAAGTAACTGTTACTAAAAAGGTAGAAGGTTTAGTTTTAGCGGCAATTCCAGATTTTAGTTTTACTACAAGTTCTTTAACTGTTACATTTACAGATGCATCTCTTTTAGCTACATCTTACAGTTGGGATTTTGGTGATGGCAACACATCTGCAGATCAAAACCCTGTACACACATTTGCAACAAGAGGCACCTATAATGTTACCTTAACCATAACAAATAGTGCCAATGTACCTAGAAGTATTACAAAAGCTGTACCTGTAGGTGGTGTAGAGCCAACCTTTAAAGCAATTGTTTTAAATGGAACTGCAGACGTACATACATCAGATACAGGAGACAACGCAGATGCTTGGGATATGACACCAAATTCAACTGTAAAAGATGATGTTTTAGGAACTATAGATAGCCCTTATAGAGCTTTATGGTATAACTCAGATTTAGATAGCTGGTTAGAATCTGCCTTTGGCGATAATAGCGAGCAACCAGGATCTTCTAGTGATGGAAATAAGTTTGCAGGTTTAGGAGATAGAGGTGTTAAATTAAACGAAGCTAGTCGTAGATTATATCAAGTGGTAGAGGTAGAAGTAGGTGTAGAATATACATTTACTATCGATTCTCGTTCAGAAGCAGAAGGTGTAAATACTGAAGTTTTTATTTTAAATAACGAAATTACAAGCGAAGATGCAATTAACACAGAAGACGAAAGAAATAAAAATGCAGATGCTTACTTTTTAATTGATAATGATTTTAATTCATCTAAAGCTTCTTCTAGTAATGATACGTTTACAACTAATACATTTACATTTAAGCCCTCAACAACTAAAGTTGTAATTTATGTTAGAGCGCTTAATGCTGTAGATAGTTCTAACGAGGTTTTTTATGATAATATAGACATTATTACACCTGGTTTTTAA
- a CDS encoding FadR/GntR family transcriptional regulator, whose translation MKLDILTKSENSNIQKDIISKIKDLINFKNLEPGDKLPSERMLSEKFEVSRSNIREAIQKLEFYGLLKSIPQSGTFVANIGVIAMNGMIEDILRLDEPDFKSLVETRILLELKTVRLAAMRRTDEGLLMLEDALNAYSDKVINGEDAVQEDLLFHLAIAKASGNSTMNTFMLIITPEIITNFQKHHVCDAGLSQRGITDHQAIFDAIKAQDPQLAKQKMKDHFKELYNYCYNVE comes from the coding sequence ATGAAGTTAGACATACTTACAAAATCGGAAAACTCTAATATTCAAAAGGATATTATTTCTAAAATTAAAGATTTAATAAACTTTAAAAATTTAGAGCCTGGTGATAAACTTCCCTCAGAAAGAATGTTATCAGAAAAATTTGAAGTAAGTAGAAGTAACATTAGAGAAGCGATTCAGAAATTAGAATTTTATGGACTATTAAAATCGATTCCTCAAAGTGGAACGTTTGTAGCAAATATTGGTGTTATTGCTATGAATGGTATGATTGAGGATATCCTTAGGTTAGATGAACCAGATTTTAAATCTTTAGTTGAAACTAGAATTTTATTGGAGTTAAAAACTGTTAGGTTAGCTGCAATGAGAAGAACAGACGAAGGTTTGTTAATGTTAGAAGATGCTTTAAATGCCTACAGTGATAAAGTAATTAACGGAGAAGATGCAGTGCAAGAAGATTTATTATTTCATTTAGCAATTGCTAAAGCAAGTGGTAATAGTACTATGAATACTTTTATGTTAATTATAACTCCAGAGATAATTACCAATTTTCAAAAGCATCACGTATGTGATGCTGGGTTATCTCAGAGAGGTATTACAGACCATCAAGCAATTTTTGATGCAATTAAAGCACAAGATCCACAATTAGCAAAACAAAAAATGAAAGATCATTTTAAAGAACTATACAACTATTGTTATAACGTAGAATAG
- a CDS encoding MFS transporter codes for MKVKGLRWFIIGLIFIATVINYIDRSALAIMWGSNDQPNSISGSLDLTKSDYGLILNIFMVFYALGQLFSGKLFDKVGTRIGYVISIGVWGLSSFLHSTVRGLVGLTFFRSTLGLSEAGNWPGGVKSNAEWFPIKERAIAQGLFNAGASIGSVIAPPFIATLFVAYGWRTTFMVVGSFGIVWIIPWLLINKAGPKKHPWITPEEQKYIIEGQSKADQEATEDSKGLTLKSILSHKESWAIVVGRFFLEPIWWLFVGWMPLYLADVYGFNVKEVGMFAWVPYVGAALGSIAGGFVSGRIIAKTNSIDRGRKLTILIGGVIMFLGLVATVMFGDSPERFVAIVFFVLFGFQFAIGNVQTLPSDLFSGKSVGSLAGLAGMVGVFSVILMNFLVPIIQDKFSYTPIFVAIAAFVPLGLGAIYYFAREIKSVEE; via the coding sequence ATGAAAGTTAAAGGATTAAGATGGTTTATTATAGGGCTAATTTTTATAGCCACTGTAATTAATTACATCGATAGAAGTGCCCTAGCAATTATGTGGGGAAGTAATGATCAACCTAATTCAATATCAGGTTCATTAGACCTTACAAAAAGTGACTATGGTTTAATCTTAAATATCTTTATGGTATTTTATGCACTAGGTCAATTATTTTCGGGTAAATTATTTGATAAAGTTGGTACTAGAATTGGTTATGTAATAAGTATTGGTGTATGGGGTTTATCTTCTTTTTTACACTCTACAGTTCGTGGTTTAGTAGGTCTTACCTTTTTTAGAAGTACACTTGGTCTTTCTGAGGCTGGTAACTGGCCAGGAGGTGTTAAAAGTAATGCAGAGTGGTTTCCTATTAAAGAACGTGCAATAGCGCAAGGTTTATTTAATGCAGGTGCTTCTATTGGTTCTGTAATTGCACCACCATTTATTGCTACACTTTTTGTAGCTTATGGATGGAGAACTACTTTTATGGTAGTTGGTTCTTTCGGAATCGTTTGGATAATTCCTTGGTTATTAATTAACAAAGCAGGGCCAAAAAAACACCCGTGGATTACACCAGAAGAACAAAAATACATTATAGAGGGTCAAAGTAAAGCAGATCAAGAAGCTACTGAAGATTCTAAAGGATTAACGCTTAAATCAATTTTATCTCATAAAGAATCTTGGGCTATTGTTGTTGGACGATTTTTCTTAGAGCCAATTTGGTGGCTATTTGTAGGTTGGATGCCACTTTATTTAGCTGATGTTTATGGTTTTAACGTAAAAGAGGTTGGTATGTTTGCTTGGGTGCCTTATGTAGGTGCAGCATTAGGTAGTATTGCTGGAGGATTTGTTTCTGGTAGAATAATTGCAAAAACAAACTCTATTGATAGAGGTAGAAAATTAACAATATTAATAGGTGGTGTAATTATGTTTTTAGGTTTAGTTGCCACAGTAATGTTTGGTGATTCTCCAGAGCGTTTTGTTGCCATTGTATTCTTTGTACTATTTGGTTTCCAGTTTGCTATTGGAAATGTACAAACACTACCAAGTGATTTATTTAGCGGTAAATCTGTAGGTTCATTAGCTGGTTTAGCAGGTATGGTTGGGGTTTTCTCTGTAATACTTATGAACTTTTTAGTGCCTATTATTCAAGACAAGTTTTCATATACACCAATTTTTGTTGCCATTGCAGCTTTTGTTCCATTAGGTTTAGGAGCTATCTATTATTTCGCAAGAGAAATTAAATCAGTAGAAGAATAA
- a CDS encoding SDR family NAD(P)-dependent oxidoreductase, whose product MSTLKDKVAVVTGATGGIGFEVAKRLGKDGYTVILNGIEDEAGAKRVEELTAEGITSEYYGFDVTKDEEVTENITKIGEKYGQIDVLVNNAGGLGGRSRFEEMTTEFYRFVMALNLDSVFFASRAAIPFLKKSDNPSIINYTSNAAWNAGGPGAGIYGTSKAGVHAITRALAKDLAEYSIRVNAVSPGTIDTPFHAQIKSTKPEVFASWANNIMLGRLGQPEDVAGVVSFLASKDAAFITAETIQIGGGQALGI is encoded by the coding sequence ATGAGTACATTAAAAGATAAAGTAGCTGTAGTAACAGGAGCAACAGGTGGTATTGGCTTCGAAGTAGCTAAAAGATTAGGAAAAGACGGTTATACTGTTATTTTAAATGGTATTGAAGATGAAGCAGGAGCAAAAAGAGTAGAAGAATTAACTGCAGAAGGTATTACTTCAGAGTATTATGGTTTTGATGTTACTAAAGATGAAGAGGTGACAGAAAACATCACTAAAATTGGTGAAAAGTACGGTCAAATAGATGTGTTAGTAAATAACGCTGGTGGTTTAGGTGGTAGATCTAGATTCGAAGAAATGACTACTGAGTTTTATAGATTTGTTATGGCTTTAAATCTTGATTCTGTATTTTTTGCATCAAGAGCAGCAATCCCTTTTCTTAAGAAAAGTGATAACCCATCAATTATAAATTATACATCTAATGCAGCATGGAATGCAGGTGGACCAGGAGCTGGTATCTATGGTACATCTAAAGCAGGTGTTCATGCAATTACAAGAGCATTAGCTAAAGATTTAGCTGAATATAGTATTAGAGTAAATGCAGTATCTCCAGGTACTATTGATACTCCTTTCCATGCACAGATCAAATCAACTAAACCAGAAGTTTTTGCTTCTTGGGCTAACAATATTATGTTAGGTAGATTAGGTCAGCCAGAAGATGTAGCAGGTGTAGTATCTTTTTTAGCTAGTAAAGATGCAGCATTTATTACTGCAGAAACAATTCAAATTGGAGGAGGACAAGCCTTAGGAATTTAG